In the genome of Sphaeramia orbicularis chromosome 13, fSphaOr1.1, whole genome shotgun sequence, one region contains:
- the LOC115431682 gene encoding olfactory receptor 52Z1-like, translating into MLLHINTTIKYFTITGFPGLLPEYYEPVSILLFLLYLVIVAGNVFIIIFIAYVGTLHKPPYWIFFHLAMTDIIFGTVTLPKVISRYWWNDEVSSFASCFAQMYFVHAMGATHSLILLMMALDRFVAIWFPFQYPVVITNKSISIACCVCWTVTLIRMVGVVSHALTLSYCDKNIIKQCYCDHYTITNLGCNTDEVVFVKWVALYMALIGLLVPLSFIIFSYFSIIIAVLKTSQAESRYKLLATCAPQIFITCLYYVPRCFIYIATNLNFKIEPEARVVITMMYSLIPAAVNPLIYCFKTKDIKEALLQILKKKKLTLQ; encoded by the coding sequence ATGCTGTTACACATCAATACAACTATAAAATACTTTACCATCACTGGATTCCCTGGACTTCTACCGGAGTACTATGAACCAGTGTCTATTCTACTTTTCCTCCTTTACCTTGTTATCGTTGcaggaaatgtttttattataatCTTTATTGCATATGTAGGGACTCTTCACAAACCACCATACTGGATCTTTTTCCACCTTGCAATGACAGACATCATATTTGGCACCGTGACACTTCCTAAAGTTATTTCCAGGTACTGGTGGAATGATGAGGTGTCTTCATTTGCTTCCTGCTTTGCACAGATGTATTTTGTCCATGCTATGGGAGCTACTCATTCTTTAATTTTGCTGATGATGGCTTTAGATCGGTTTGTTGCTATATGGTTTCCTTTTCAGTATCCTGTTGTTATCACAAACAAATCGATTTCTATTGCTTGCTGCGTCTGTTGGACTGTGACGTTGATACGGATGGTTGGTGTCGTGTCTCATGCCTTAACTTTGTCTTACTGTGACaaaaacataatcaaacaatgcTACTGTGACCATTACACAATAACTAATCTTGGGTGTAATACTGATGAAGTTGTTTTCGTTAAATGGGTGGCTCTTTATATGGCTTTAATCGGTCTCCTAGTTCCTTTAAGCTTCATAATCTTCTCTTACTTTTCTATTATTATCGCCGTTCTGAAAACGTCTCAAGCTGAAAGCCGCTACAAACTGTTGGCCACATGTGCACCTCAGATTTTTATCACCTGCCTTTATTATGTACCAAGATGTTTTATTTACATCGCCACCAATCTGAATTTCAAGATCGAGCCTGAAGCCCGAGTTGTTATCACCATGATGTACAGCCTCATACCCGCCGCAGTTAATCCACTTATATACTGTTTCAAGACAAAAGATATTAAAGAAgctttattacaaatattaaaaaaaaaaaagttaactttgCAATAA